The following are encoded in a window of Leptodactylus fuscus isolate aLepFus1 chromosome 9, aLepFus1.hap2, whole genome shotgun sequence genomic DNA:
- the LOC142218208 gene encoding laminin subunit beta-2-like isoform X3, giving the protein MLPALTIITVLAVGVFSQNPDQPHGCSQGSCYPATGDLLVGRANKLKATSTCGLHRAQPYCIVSHLQDEKKCFVCDSRRPYNRLTNPISHRIENVVTTFAEDRKKAWWQSENGVSDVSIQLDLEAEFHFTHLIMTFKTFRPAAMLVERSADFGRSWQVYRYFAYDCASVFPTISRNIQRKVDDVICESRYSEIEPSTEGEVIFRVLDPAIHIRDPYSPRIQNLLKITNLRINFTRLHTLGDNLLDSRVEIKEKYYYALYELVVRGNCFCYGHASECAPIEGVSKDVDGMVHGRCVCKHNTKGLNCEQCDTFFNDIPWRPAEGRSSNACKKCNCNNHSRKCHFEMAVYLSTRNTSGGVCDDCLHNTMGRNCELCKPFYYKDPTKDIRDSNVCKACDCDPDGSLDGGLCDAQDDPSQGLIAGQCRCKDFVEGPRCDRCKSGFYGLSADLIAGCKRCQCDPRGTISDGSQCDPVSGDCFCKRFVTGRSCNQCLPEYWALSHDLHGCRACDCDVGGAWDNHCAAETGQCRCRNNMVARQCNLVKSGYYRIDLDHYTYEAESALLRQGCSVYERERPVGRPTTWTGPGFALVPEGGVLEFQISNIPYSMEYEAILRYEPKLPERWQQVKISIIRPGPIPSSSTCGNTIPSDDLMTTSLPTSNRHVVLPQPICLERGVSYTIRLEFTRYSTRERVQGANILIDSLVLVPRYSSLEMFIGGDPASIQRKDAFERFRCHSNVGNVLKSPTNEVCSKLITSMSAVLHDGALACNCDPQGSLSSECDPNGGQCRCKPNVIGRRCDRCSPGTYGFGPGGCKSCDCNLEGSSHNFCDQYNGQCPCRTGAYGPKCDRCQPGHWGFPNCRKCQCNGHSEECDQKTGACLQCRDSTTGDRCERCLGGFFGNPVLGSGDHCRPCPCPEGPNSGRHFAVSCHQDPRSRQVICNCNQGYTGSRCEECAPGFYGNPFQVGGRCLPCQCNNNIDMTDVGSCDRRSGQCLKCKYNTEGRFCEQCRVGYYGDASRRNCKKCVCNYLGTVRSQCTTRDECTCERTSGQCQCLPNVKGQSCDRCGPNFWNLASGKGCVPCNCDPHNSFSLSCNEFTGRCQCRPGFGGARCTECQENYWGNPSVQCRACDCDRRGIQSPQCNRATGHCTCRQGVSGVRCDQCARGFAGQFPDCQPCHECFGDWDRIVQDLATHSRDLVRRAKDIHLSGVAGSYKKNFKEIEEKLARARKIVKARNATVESVTNLMKIMDEIRNKINESTETLTQLEGELTSVQDENFDANHDLADLEREVRSLNATAKEREHQLEVLKNSNFLGAYDSIHQSYAQSRGAEQLVNASVITVPSPVSDSAKTRDKTEQLIAHKRDDFNRKNAANRRALNDVKAKADTLDLKNINEKVCGAPGDVPCTESPCGGAGCRDDEGKRHCGGLSCNGAVATADNALDRAKHAEEELQRALGEVDVLFRKVAEAKANADRAKQRAQATLERASETKGRVEQSNKELQQLIQQIKDFLNQEGADPDSIETLASRVLDLSIPATPQQIQRLAEEIKDRVSALSNVDTILDHTAADVRRAEQLLNEAKRAKNRADNVKNAAESVKKALEDAKRAQNAAEGAIQSANEDILDTETKLTAIQSETSNAEVRLNDAMDRVGHLDKQIDALKVKRAGNSLAATRAEESASAALDKANDAKKVLDGQLGDRYKTVQNFVEHKAKNIKDAKNKADQLRDEAKHLLENAQNKLKRLQELETAYEKNEVILQEKAKQLDGLEDKMKTILEAINHQIQIYNTCQ; this is encoded by the exons TGCTAGCGGTTGGCGTATTTTCCCAGAATCCCGATCAGCCACATGGATGTTCTCAAGGCAGCTGCTATCCTGCCACCGGGGACCTTCTCGTAGGCCGGGCAAATAAACTGAAGGCCACGTCAACCTGTGGACTGCACAGAGCACAACCCTATTGTATCGTGAGTCATCTTCAG GATGAAAAGAAGTGTTTTGTCTGTGATTCGCGGAGACCTTACAATCGGCTGACCAATCCCATCAGTCATCGCATCGAAAATGTTGTGACAACATTTGCTGAAGACAGGAAGAAGGCCTGGTGGCAATCCGAGAACG GGGTCTCTGATGTCAGTATACAGCTGGACCTGGAGGCCGAGTTTCACTTCACTCATCTCATCATGACTTTCAAG aCTTTCAGACCGGCGGCCATGTTGGTGGAGCGATCGGCTGATTTTGGGCGGAGTTGGCAGGTCTACAGATACTTTGCTTATGACTGCGCCTCCGTCTTCCCGACTATTTCACGCAACATCCAAAGAAAGGTGGACGACGTGATCTGTGAATCTCGGTATTCTGAAATTGAGCCATCCACTGAAGGAGAG GTGATATTCAGAGTTCTAGATCCAGCCATTCACATCAGGGACCCGTACAGTCCTCGTATTCAGA ATCTTCTGAAGATCACCAACCTCCGGATTAACTTCACCAGACTGCACACCCTGGGCGACAATTTACTGGACTCCCGGGTGGAAATAAAGGAGAAATATTATTACGCCCTGTACGAGCTGGTGGTGCGGGGTAACTGCTTCTGTTACGGACATGCCTCCGAGTGCGCTCCCATTGAGGGGGTCTCCAAAGACGTGGACGGCATG GTACACGGGAGATGCGTCTGTAAGCATAACACCAAGGGCCTGAACTGTGAGCAGTGCGATACTTTCTTCAATGACATTCCCTGGCGACCGGCTGAAGGGCGCAGCAGCAATGCTTGTAAAA AATGCAACTGTAATAATCATTCCCGAAAGTGTCACTTTGAAATGGCGGTGTACCTGTCCACTAGAAACACGAGCGGTGGCGTCTGTGATGACTGTCTGCATAACACAATGGGGCGAAACTGTGAGCTGTGTAAGCCTTTCTACTACAAAGATCCCACCAAGGATATTCGAGACAGCAATGTCTGCAAAG CCTGCGATTGTGACCCGGACGGCTCCCTGGACGGAGGACTCTGCGACGCTCAGGATGACCCGAGCCAGGGGCTCATTGCCGGCCAGTGTCGCTGTAAAGACTTTGTTGAAGGCCCCCGATGTGATCGATGCAAGTCCGGATTTTATGGGCTCAGTGCCGACCTCATCGCAGGATGTAAAA GGTGCCAGTGTGACCCCCGGGGCACCATCTCTGATGGCTCCCAATGTGACCCCGTCAGTGGAGATTGCTTCTGCAAGCGCTTTGTAACTGGACGAAGCTGCAACCAGTGTCTG CCGGAGTACTGGGCTCTTAGTCATGACCTCCATGGATGCCGGGCCTGTGACTGTGACGTCGGCGGTGCATGGGACAATCA CTGTGCGGCTGAGACCGGCCAATGTCGCTGCAGAAACAACATGGTGGCCAGACAGTGCAACCTGGTCAAATCTGGGTATTATCGAATTGACTTGGACCACTACACTTATGAGGCGGAATCGGCTCTATTGCGACAG GGCTGCTCAGTATATGAACGTGAACGTCCAGTGGGCCGCCCCACTACGTGGACTGGCCCAGGATTTGCTCTGGTTCCTGAGGGTGGCGTCCTGGAATTTCAAATCAGCAATATCCCCTACTCTATGGAGTACGAGGCAATACTCCGTTATGAGCCAAAG CTTCCTGAGAGGTGGCAGCAGGTGAAGATCTCCATTATTAGACCGGGTCCTATTCCATCCAGCAGTACCTGCGGTAACACCATCCCCTCCGACGACCTGATGACGACATCTCTTCCCACTAGTAACAG ACATGTTGTTTTGCCTCAGCCGATCTGCCTGGAGCGAGGGGTCAGCTACACCATTCGCCTTGAATTCACCAGATACAGCACCCGGGAGAGAGTCCAAGGAGCCAATATACTGATCGACTCT ttggTTCTTGTTCCACGTTACTCATCTCTGGAGATGTTTATCGGGGGAGACCCGGCTTCCATTCAACGAAAGGATGCTTTCGAGCGGTTCCGTTGCCACAGCAATGTCGGTAACGTCCTAAAATCACCAACCAATGAGGTTTGCTCCAAACTGATCACCAGCATGTCGGCCGTTCTTCACGATGGCGCCCTGG CCTGCAACTGTGACCCTCAAGGATCGCTGAGCTCAGAATGTGACCCCAACGGTGGACAGTGTCGGTGTAAACCCAATGTCATTGGACGTCGCTGTGACCGCTGCTCCCCAGGGACTTATGGATTCGGACCAGGCGGCTGCAAAA GCTGCGACTGTAATCTGGAGGGCTCCAGCCACAACTTCTGTGACCAGTATAACGGGCAGTGCCCTTGTCGGACTGGTGCCTATGGACCCAAGTGTGACCGATGCCAACCAGGACACTGGGGCTTCCCTAACTGCAGGAAATGCCAATGTAACGGCCATTCGGAGGAGTGCGACCAGAAGACGGGGGCCTGCCTGCAGTGTCGGGATAGCACCACCGGAGACCGATGCGAGAG GTGTTTAGGTGGATTCTTTGGAAATCCGGTGCTAGGATCCGGTGATCACTGCCGTCCATGTCCTTGTCCTGAGGGTCCCAATAGCGGGAGACACTTTGCTGTGTCCTGTCATCAAGACCCTCGGTCACGACAGGTCATCTGTAACTGTAACCAAGGCTATACAG GTTCTCGATGTGAGGAGTGCGCTCCTGGCTTCTATGGAAATCCCTTCCAGGTTGGAGGACGGTGCCTTCCCTGCCAGTGCAACAACAACATTGACATGACAGATGTCGGGTCCTGTGACCGTCGCAGTGGACAATGCCTCAAGTGCAAGTATAATACAGAAGGACGGTTCTGCGAGCAATGTCGGGTGGGCTATTATGGCGACGCCTCAAGACGCAACTGTAAAA AGTGTGTCTGTAACTACCTGGGCACAGTCCGCAGCCAGTGCACCACCAGGGACGAGTGCACATGTGAAAGAACAAGCGGGCAGTGCCAGTGCCTTCCGAACGTCAAGGGTCAAAGCTGCGACCGTTGTGGCCCCAACTTTTGGAACCTGGCAAGTGGAAAGGGGTGCGTCCCCTGCAACTGTGACCCCCACAACTCGTTCAGCTTAAGTTGTAATGAG TTCACTGGACGATGTCAATGCAGACCAGGATTTGGCGGCGCCAGATGTACCGAATGTCAGGAGAATTACTGGGGGAACCCAAGCGTTCAGTGCAGAG CTTGCGACTGCGACCGTCGAGGCATTCAGTCACCGCAATGTAACCGTGCCACCGGTCACTGCACCTGTCGTCAAGGTGTCTCAGGAGTGCGCTGTGATCAGTGCGCCCGCGGGTTTGCCGGACAGTTCCCCGACTGCCAGCCCTGTCACGAATGCTTCGGGGACTGGGATCGTATCGTCCAGGACTTAGCAACCCACAGCCGGGACTTGGTACGTAGAGCCAAGGATATCCATCTGTCTGGCGTAGCCGGATCCTACAAGAAGAACTTTAAGGAAATCGAAGAGAAACTCGCCAGGGCACGCAAAATCGTAAAGGCCCGCAACGCCACGGTGGAGTCAGTGACCAACCTGATGAAGATTATGGACGAGATACG GAATAAAATTAATGAATCGACCGAGACCCTCACACAACTGGAGGGAGAACTGACCAGCGTCCAGGACGAAAACTTTGATGCCAACCATGACCTGGCGGATCTGGAAAGAGAGGTTCGGAGCCTAAATGCGACTGCCAAGGAGAGGGAACATCAGCTGGAAGTGCTGAAGAACTCCAACTTTTTAG GGGCGTATGACAGTATCCACCAGTCCTATGCGCAGTCCAGAGGGGCCGAGCAGCTCGTAAACGCCTCTGTGATCACCGTCCCCAGCCCCGTCAGCGATTCCGCCAAAACCAGGGACAAAACGGAGCAGCTCATCGCTCACAAGCGAGACGACTTCAACAGGAAGAACGCAGCAAACCGGCGGGCGCTGAATGATGTGAAAGCGAAAGCGGACACGTTAGACCTGAAGAACATCAACGAGAAG GTTTGTGGGGCCCCTGGGGATGTTCCCTGCACAGAGAgcccctgtgggggtgctggatGCCGCGACGATGAAGGCAAAAGGCACTGTGGCGGACTGAGCTGTAATGGCGCCGTGGCTACTGCTGATAATGCGCTGGATCGGGCCAAGCACGCAGAGGAGGAGCTGCAGAGGGCGCTAGGAGAGGTCGACGTCCTGTTCCGAAAG GTGGCAGAGGCGAAGGCGAATGCAGACCGAGCTAAACAGAGGGCGCAGGCGACACTGGAGAGAGCCAGTGAGACCAAGGGAAGGGTAGAGCAATCCAATAAAGAACTGCAGCAGCTCATCCAGCAGATCAAAGACTTCCTGAATC AGGAAGGAGCAGACCCAGACAGCATAGAGACATTGGCAAGCCGGGTCCTTGACCTGTCCATTCCTGCGACTCCACAACAGATACAACGTCTCGCAGAAGAGATCAAAGACCGAGTGAGCGCCCTTTCCAACGTGGACACCATCTTGGACCACACGGCTGCCGATGTCCGCAGAGCTGAGCAACTGCTGAATGAGGCCAAGAGAGCAAA gaACCGTGCTGATAACGTAAAGAACGCAGCAGAATCTGTAAAGAAAGCTTTGGAAGATGCCAAAAGAGCCCAGAAtgcagcagagggcgccatccaaAGTGCCAATGAGGACATATTAGACACGGAGACTAAGCTAACAGCG ATCCAGTCAGAAACGTCTAACGCCGAGGTTCGCCTGAATGATGCCATGGATCGAGTCGGCCACCTGGATAAACAAATCGATGCGCTCAAAGTAAAGCGAGCTGGGAATAGCCTGGCCGCAACGCGAGCAGAGGAATCAGCCAGCGCAGCCCTGGATAAAGCCAATGACGCAAAGAAG GTGCTGGACGGACAGCTCGGAGATCGATACAAAACTGTTCAGAACTTTGTAGAACACAAGGCGAAAAACATAAAGGACGCGAAGAATAAAGCAGATCAGCTACGGGATGAAGCCAAGCACCTCCTGGAGAACGCACAGAATAAGCTGAAGAGGCTTCAAG AATTGGAGACGGCATACGAGAAGAATGAGGTCATCCTCCAAGAAAAAGCAAAGCAGCTAGACGGCCTAGAAGACAAGATGAAGACAATCCTTGAAGCCATAAACCATCAGATCCAGATATACAACACCTGTCAATAA